Proteins encoded within one genomic window of Anastrepha ludens isolate Willacy chromosome 4, idAnaLude1.1, whole genome shotgun sequence:
- the LOC128861654 gene encoding tigger transposable element-derived protein 2-like gives MTANIFREWFHHCFVPQVQKYLLQKGLPAKAILLLDNAPCHPPEDELKTADGSIFVIYMPPNVTPLIQPMDQNVIRLTKLYYKKHLLLLAVGKDDITQFLKHLTLKEAVSFLMLAWNQLQANVIVKCWKPLLECLNTTEANESEDEDDDIPLSLLREKILQEKCEEVHDIRGLLQIVLPEVILFTLLTSTC, from the exons ATGACCGCCAACATTTTCAGAGAATGGTTTCACCATTGCTTCGTCCCTCag gtTCAAAAGTATTTACTACAGAAAGGATTACCAGCCAAAGCTATCCTTTTGCTTGATAACGCCCCTTGCCATCCACCAGAAGATGAACTTAAAACTGCTGATGGATCCATATTCGTGATTTATATGCCTCCAAATGTAACGCCTTTAATTCAGCCTATGGATCAAAATGTGATTCGCTTAACTAAGTTGTATTACAAAAAGCATCTCCTGCTTTTAGCTGTAGGAAAGGATGACATCACACAATTTCTTAAACATTTAACTTTAAAGGAAgctgtatcatttttaatgctTGCTTGGAATCAGCTGCAGGCAAATGTAATAGTAAAATGTTGGAAGCCTTTATTAGAATGCTTAAATACTACAGAAGCAAATGAAAGCGAGGATGAAGACGATGATATTCCATTGAGCTTACTTcgtgaaaaaatattgcaggAAAAATGTGAAGAAGTTCATGATATACGGGGTCTGCTGCAAATTGTATTACCGGAGGTAATTTTATTTACCCTCTTGACAAGCACCTGTTAA